One part of the Neodiprion virginianus isolate iyNeoVirg1 chromosome 3, iyNeoVirg1.1, whole genome shotgun sequence genome encodes these proteins:
- the LOC124300258 gene encoding GTPase-activating protein and VPS9 domain-containing protein 1 isoform X3: MSSVNSVDSLGTLQWDMIELAGHLRQERLFVSAEQQTLQNLNQKVLYVSSDLAQQAWVTAQQRVNLNRLIVSRPNCTPASCCQRANTLENSQFVDAYKHLRHQACSAYGEFLQALRKSPKLLASCLVEGDRLIQESMQSVIQSLSAGLFGSCLLPEDKILVLQLLRQLMFLQIIPSDNPRRLLRHGTCAFSRFYSVFHESLFSAKLFLTAALHSPIMQLLMEDEMFLDIDPEKAPIRFPPAERLKKFGKEGTLEYQSKLQRYRLWTINSLERITNRFIISIRENMHCFPTSVCWLVRQMAGLLAKSGNVDPKEVHAMCTDLVFTYFICPAIVNPEPYGITDAPISYVARFNLMQVGQILQMMSLVKYQNVDSKVIDLYRKFEKDSVSSLLDGMLEGATDELEDEPAMVDGSKLQGLARSAALFTESELNALITFLQTVAGDHGDNDVILASSIDKKQLNELISQLPCGAPSAQKNANHISPETPSKRGGLLGKVGKGRATRATTSSALNTTTDGGEDANSASGTEDELLDKTPQNVLVIPFVSNLGETVGLLSEQKVLCMEMQDNIEGGTVRLNLSGDLQNGHNRNDNGNVERIETQEKRTRFSISHDEVLFEGSIGNTSDNLEAVSEAASNHSVASSLELETEDQNDNLSDMVSANVSGRGTPNISGRDTPSSQITEGDDGRAVGEVRQLDLPPPAIPTKQSRSEIDDKFCKFEIKKLIEGDETISLVSDTWSTDVLASDSETVEQVERFPFPPPPESVQPVLPVEPSQTMLDVSETASEAWSTDVLASDSERMTEVDTDDTASVARSDDTARSEIEVESRGDAEIEVETPPPLNPHIVGGVGSPGALFRPIRGEPIAQPSLPVPPSPTASLTPSLWNVTGRGGAKSDYRRRTLEYIDNNANNINDGDDKSGGDDRLVHLMDKLHIDNGKTNSECSASSSNHISAAAVAPALLLANHISAPALPNEKLTNGDVKAEELDIEMTTGGDVVVRLSTASLTSSSSSGSESRTKNTTATSDSPLPAPMVNGGTDTIDGINSTTSKPSLSTGAIPKSISFDMTAERGDKELLDEEQKNKRGFFGKLKLSLRNRRGKSLRGADDLSRCYDREAAGDGVDIGRIRIRRIMSEETNSSSSINNDTSDDILAKYRRKPSATSDTASIESSHSRTKEAEDERLAIDLNNVELSFAFADAKRKLRMVLSTADLQHIPWSTASARNAWMQKENELVAFLQLQLAEAINLQDRALIAHLHETLRCVRLFNDDGCRKLFKSLRDDYQKRSPYIAYLIRCRQGLLSTLAHLDRLGERVKCDRDAVSSHLVSVCVRVFLEKRETSLLRFCDEFKKLTLADEKQDMVDNFLGSIHMEMDRDPIWQVASEGQLELARMVLERTVMARVYHNALYPNGEGDIHRDQLLQDHIKKLAKVVTPNHKDLRIPRIYHYECPWPWAQAELAAISAYKTPRDKLQCVFRCATTIMNLLSMASERGIPAADDLIPVLVFVIIKTNPPSLLSTIQYVDSFYANRFEGEEQYWWTQFCSAIEFIKTMD; this comes from the exons ATGTCTTCAGTAAATAGTGTCGACTCCCTTGGAACTTTGCAGTGGGACATGATCGAATTAGCTGGGCACCTTAGACAAGAACGTTTATTCGTCAGTGCGGAGCAACAAACTTTGCAGAACTTGAATCAGaaa GTCTTATATGTTTCCTCAGACTTGGCTCAACAGGCCTGGGTCACTGCTCAACAGAGAGTTAATTTAAATCGTTTGATAGTATCGAGGCCAAACTGTACACCTGCGTCGTGCTGTCAGCGGGCTAATACTCTTGAAAACTCACAGTTCGTTGATGCTTATAAGCATTTGCGTCATCAAGCATGTTCGGCTTACGGCGAATTTTTACAGGCCTTAAGAAAATCTCCAAAACTTTTAGCATCATGTCTAGTAGAAGGGGACAGATTAATCCAAGAGTCTATGCAGAGCGTCATTCAGTCGCTATCTGCGGGGTTATTTGGTAGCTGTTTATTGCCAGAAGACAAAATACTGGTTCTGCAGTTGCTGAGGCAGTTGATGTTCCTTCAGATAATTCCATCTGACAATCCTAGAAGATTACTCAGACATGGCACCTGTGCATTTTCACGATTCTACTCAGTTTTCCACGAAAGCTTATTTTCAGCAAAACTATTCCTCACGGCAGCTTTGCACAGTCCAATTATGCAGTTATTAATGGAAGACGAAATGTTCTTGGACATTGATCCAGAAAAAGCCCCAATCCGATTTCCACCCGCTGAGcgtctgaaaaaatttgggaaAGAGGGAACTCTTGAGTATCAATCTAAATTGCAACGCTACAGACTTTGGACAATCAATTCTCTCGAACGCATTACCAACAGATTTATAATAAGCATTAGAGAAAACATGCATTGCTTTCCTACCAGCGTTTGCTGGCTGGTAAGACAAATGGCAGGACTTCTAGCTAAAAGTGGAAACGTTGACCCTAAGGAAGTACACGCAATGTGCACTGACCTTGTATTCACTTACTTTATTTGTCCAGCAATTGTAAATCCGGAACCATACGGAATCACGGATGCACCAATAAGTTACGTTGCTCGATTCAACCTGATGCAGGTTGGTCAGATATTACAAATGATGTCCCTCGTCAAATATCAAAATGTCGACAGTAAGGTGATAGATTTATatcggaaatttgaaaaagattcTGTATCATCGTTGCTCGATGGTATGCTGGAAGGTGCGACGGATGAGCTAGAAGATGAACCAGCCATGGTTGATGGCTCGAAACTGCAAGGACTTGCCAGATCTGCTGCTTTATTCACAGAAAGTGAACTCAACGCTTTAATTACATTCTTACAAACCGTAGCCGGAGACCATGGGGACAATGATGTTATTCTTGCAAGTAGTATTGATAAAAAACAGTTGAACGAATTAATATCGCAGCTACCGTGTGGCGCGCCAAGTGCTCAAAAAAATGCAAACCATATTTCACCTGAAACACCCAGCAAACGGGGCGGACTTCTTGGAAAAG TTGGGAAAGGACGTGCAACGCGTGCAACTACATCATCCGCACTAAATACAACAACAGATGGCGGTGAAGACGCTAATAGTGCCTCTGGCACGGAAGATGAGCTGCTAGACAAGACTCCACAAAATGTTCTGGTCATACCTTTTGTCTCGAATTTAGGAGAAACTGTTGGTTTACTCAGTGAGCAAAAG gTTCTTTGTATGGAAATGCAAGATAACATTGAAGGTGGGACTGTGAGATTAAACCTGTCAGGAGATTTACAGAATGGACATAATCGCAATGATAATGGTAACGTGGAACGGATTGAAACACAGGAGAAACGAACTAGATTTTCGATATCTCATGACGAAG TGTTGTTTGAAGGATCAATTGGCAATACATCTGATAATCTGGAAGCGGTATCTGAGGCTGCCTCTAACCATAGTGTTGCTTCATCACTTGAACTGGAAACTGAAGATCAAAATGACAACCTTTCTGACATGGTTTCGGCTAATGTCTCTGGACGTGGTACACCAAACATTTCTG GTCGTGATACACCTTCGTCACAAATCACAGAAGGTGATGACGGACGAGCTGTTGGGGAAGTGAGGCAGCTAGATCTACCTCCTCCAGCTATACCAACAAAACAGAGCCGTTCAGAAATTGACGATAAGTTTTGCAAGTTTGAGATCAAGAAGCTCATCGAAg GGGATGAAACTATCTCTTTGGTGTCCGATACATGGTCCACTGATGTACTCGCATCTGACAGCGAAACAGTTGAACAAGTTGAACGATTTCCATTTCCTCCACCTCCTGAATCTGTGCAACCCGTTCTACCTGTAGAACCCAGCCAGACTATGCTTGATGTCAGTGAAACTGCATCTGAAGCTTGGAGTACCGATGTTCTGGCTAGTGACTCAGAAAGAATGACTGAAGTTGACACAGATGATACAGCAAGTGTTGCGAG ATCCGACGACACAGCAAGATCAGAGATTGAAGTGGAGAGTCGCGGTGATGCTGAGATCGAGGTAGAAACCCCACCACCGTTAAATCCAC ACATTGTAGGTGGTGTTGGTAGTCCAGGTGCTCTGTTTAGACCAATTCGTGGAGAGCCAATTGCTCAACCCAGTCTTCCCGTACCTCCATCTCCAACCGCTTCTCTTACACCTTCCTTGTGGAATGTCactggacgaggaggagctAAATCTGATTATCGTCGACGGACGCTAGAGTATATAGATAATAATGCAAACAATATCAATGACGGAGATGACAAGTCAGGTGGAGATGATAGACTCGTGCATTTAATGGATAAATTGCATATCGATAATGGAAAAACTAATAGCGAATGTTCAGCTTCAAGTAGTAATCACATAAGTGCAGCTGCCGTAGCACCAGCATTATTATTGGCCAATCATATATCAGCACCAGCCCTCCCAAATGAGAAGCTCACAAATGGAGATGTCAAAGCTGAA GAATTAGATATCGAAATGACTACTGGTGGAGACGTTGTAGTCAGACTGAGTACTGCGAGTTTGACGTCAAGCAGCAGTTCTGGTTCTGAGTCAAGAACAAAGAACACTACCGCAACATCAGATTCGCCCTTACCGGCGCCAATGGTTAATGGTGGGACCGATACAATCGACGGTATCAATTCAACTACTTCAAAACCTAGCCTATCTACAGGTGCTATACCAAAAAGTATCAGTTTTGACATGACTGCTGAACGGGGGGACAAAGAATTACTGGATgaagagcaaaaaaataagaggGGCTTTTTcgggaaattgaaattatccCTAAGAAATCGTAGAGGAAAATCGTTGAGGGGTGCTGATGACCTCAGTAGATGCTATGATCGAGAAGCTGCTGGTGATGGGGTTGACATCGGTAGAATCAGAATACGCAGGATAATGTCAGAGGAAACTAATTCGAGCAGCAGTATCAACAATG ATACATCTGATGATATTTTAGCAAAGTACAGACGAAAACCAAGTGCAACTAGTGATACAGCATCTATAGAGAGTAGTCATTCAAGAACGAAAGAAGCAGAAGACGAAAGATTAGCAATAGATCTCAACAATGTAGAATTATCTTTTGCATTTGCGGATGCTAAACGCAAGTTACGCATGGTACTGAGCACAGCAGATTTGCAACATATTCCTTGGAGTACTGCATCTGCT AGAAATGCTTGGATgcagaaagaaaatgaattggTTGCTTTTCTCCAACTACAGCTTGCTGAAGCAATCAATTTGCAAGATAGAGCATTAATTGCACATCTCCATGAAACTTTGCGCTGTGTTAGGCTTTTTAATGATGACGGTTGTAGAAAACTCTTCAAGTCTCTGAGGGACGATTATCAAAAACGGTCTCCATATATTGCATATTTGATCAGATGTCGTCAGGGATTGTTGTCTACACTGGCCCATCTGGACAG ATTGGGTGAGCGAGTGAAGTGCGACCGTGATGCAGTAAGTAGCCATTTGGTATCTGTATGCGTCAGAGTATTTTTAGAGAAGAGGGAAACATCTCTATTACGTTTTTGCGATGAATTCAAAAAACTCACTTTGGCTGATGAGAAACAAGATATGGTGGACAATTTCTTAGGATCTATTCATATGGAAATGGACAGAGATCCTATCTGGCAAG TTGCTAGTGAAGGTCAACTAGAACTAGCCAGAATGGTATTGGAACGAACTGTAATGGCTCGAGTTTACCATAATGCTCTGTATCCCAATGGGGAAGGTGATATACATCGAGACCAATTACTTCAAGatcacataaaaaaattagccaaAGTTGTAACACCAAATCACAAAGATCTACGTATTCCACGAATCTATCATTACGAATGTCCATGGCCATGGGCACAAGCAGAGTTGGCTGCTATCTCAGCATATAAAACTCCGAGGGATAAATTGCAATGTGTGTTTAGATGTGCGACAACTATTATGAATTTACTGTCTATGGCATCCGAGAGAGGCATTCCAGCAGCAGATGATCTAATTCCTGTACTTGTATTCGTCATCATCAAg ACAAATCCACCATCGTTACTGTCAACGATTCAGTATGTGGATAGTTTTTATGCAAACAGATTTGAGGGTGAAGAGCAATATTGGTGGACCCAGTTCTGTTCTGCGATTGAATTTATCAAGACCATGGATTAA
- the LOC124300258 gene encoding GTPase-activating protein and VPS9 domain-containing protein 1 isoform X5 produces MSSVNSVDSLGTLQWDMIELAGHLRQERLFVSAEQQTLQNLNQKVLYVSSDLAQQAWVTAQQRVNLNRLIVSRPNCTPASCCQRANTLENSQFVDAYKHLRHQACSAYGEFLQALRKSPKLLASCLVEGDRLIQESMQSVIQSLSAGLFGSCLLPEDKILVLQLLRQLMFLQIIPSDNPRRLLRHGTCAFSRFYSVFHESLFSAKLFLTAALHSPIMQLLMEDEMFLDIDPEKAPIRFPPAERLKKFGKEGTLEYQSKLQRYRLWTINSLERITNRFIISIRENMHCFPTSVCWLVRQMAGLLAKSGNVDPKEVHAMCTDLVFTYFICPAIVNPEPYGITDAPISYVARFNLMQVGQILQMMSLVKYQNVDSKVIDLYRKFEKDSVSSLLDGMLEGATDELEDEPAMVDGSKLQGLARSAALFTESELNALITFLQTVAGDHGDNDVILASSIDKKQLNELISQLPCGAPSAQKNANHISPETPSKRGGLLGKVGKGRATRATTSSALNTTTDGGEDANSASGTEDELLDKTPQNVLVIPFVSNLGETVGLLSEQKVLCMEMQDNIEGGTVRLNLSGDLQNGHNRNDNGNVERIETQEKRTRFSISHDEGSIGNTSDNLEAVSEAASNHSVASSLELETEDQNDNLSDMVSANVSGRGTPNISGRDTPSSQITEGDDGRAVGEVRQLDLPPPAIPTKQSRSEIDDKFCKFEIKKLIEGDETISLVSDTWSTDVLASDSETVEQVERFPFPPPPESVQPVLPVEPSQTMLDVSETASEAWSTDVLASDSERMTEVDTDDTASVARSDDTARSEIEVESRGDAEIEVETPPPLNPHIVGGVGSPGALFRPIRGEPIAQPSLPVPPSPTASLTPSLWNVTGRGGAKSDYRRRTLEYIDNNANNINDGDDKSGGDDRLVHLMDKLHIDNGKTNSECSASSSNHISAAAVAPALLLANHISAPALPNEKLTNGDVKAEELDIEMTTGGDVVVRLSTASLTSSSSSGSESRTKNTTATSDSPLPAPMVNGGTDTIDGINSTTSKPSLSTGAIPKSISFDMTAERGDKELLDEEQKNKRGFFGKLKLSLRNRRGKSLRGADDLSRCYDREAAGDGVDIGRIRIRRIMSEETNSSSSINNDTSDDILAKYRRKPSATSDTASIESSHSRTKEAEDERLAIDLNNVELSFAFADAKRKLRMVLSTADLQHIPWSTASARNAWMQKENELVAFLQLQLAEAINLQDRALIAHLHETLRCVRLFNDDGCRKLFKSLRDDYQKRSPYIAYLIRCRQGLLSTLAHLDRLGERVKCDRDAVSSHLVSVCVRVFLEKRETSLLRFCDEFKKLTLADEKQDMVDNFLGSIHMEMDRDPIWQVASEGQLELARMVLERTVMARVYHNALYPNGEGDIHRDQLLQDHIKKLAKVVTPNHKDLRIPRIYHYECPWPWAQAELAAISAYKTPRDKLQCVFRCATTIMNLLSMASERGIPAADDLIPVLVFVIIKTNPPSLLSTIQYVDSFYANRFEGEEQYWWTQFCSAIEFIKTMD; encoded by the exons ATGTCTTCAGTAAATAGTGTCGACTCCCTTGGAACTTTGCAGTGGGACATGATCGAATTAGCTGGGCACCTTAGACAAGAACGTTTATTCGTCAGTGCGGAGCAACAAACTTTGCAGAACTTGAATCAGaaa GTCTTATATGTTTCCTCAGACTTGGCTCAACAGGCCTGGGTCACTGCTCAACAGAGAGTTAATTTAAATCGTTTGATAGTATCGAGGCCAAACTGTACACCTGCGTCGTGCTGTCAGCGGGCTAATACTCTTGAAAACTCACAGTTCGTTGATGCTTATAAGCATTTGCGTCATCAAGCATGTTCGGCTTACGGCGAATTTTTACAGGCCTTAAGAAAATCTCCAAAACTTTTAGCATCATGTCTAGTAGAAGGGGACAGATTAATCCAAGAGTCTATGCAGAGCGTCATTCAGTCGCTATCTGCGGGGTTATTTGGTAGCTGTTTATTGCCAGAAGACAAAATACTGGTTCTGCAGTTGCTGAGGCAGTTGATGTTCCTTCAGATAATTCCATCTGACAATCCTAGAAGATTACTCAGACATGGCACCTGTGCATTTTCACGATTCTACTCAGTTTTCCACGAAAGCTTATTTTCAGCAAAACTATTCCTCACGGCAGCTTTGCACAGTCCAATTATGCAGTTATTAATGGAAGACGAAATGTTCTTGGACATTGATCCAGAAAAAGCCCCAATCCGATTTCCACCCGCTGAGcgtctgaaaaaatttgggaaAGAGGGAACTCTTGAGTATCAATCTAAATTGCAACGCTACAGACTTTGGACAATCAATTCTCTCGAACGCATTACCAACAGATTTATAATAAGCATTAGAGAAAACATGCATTGCTTTCCTACCAGCGTTTGCTGGCTGGTAAGACAAATGGCAGGACTTCTAGCTAAAAGTGGAAACGTTGACCCTAAGGAAGTACACGCAATGTGCACTGACCTTGTATTCACTTACTTTATTTGTCCAGCAATTGTAAATCCGGAACCATACGGAATCACGGATGCACCAATAAGTTACGTTGCTCGATTCAACCTGATGCAGGTTGGTCAGATATTACAAATGATGTCCCTCGTCAAATATCAAAATGTCGACAGTAAGGTGATAGATTTATatcggaaatttgaaaaagattcTGTATCATCGTTGCTCGATGGTATGCTGGAAGGTGCGACGGATGAGCTAGAAGATGAACCAGCCATGGTTGATGGCTCGAAACTGCAAGGACTTGCCAGATCTGCTGCTTTATTCACAGAAAGTGAACTCAACGCTTTAATTACATTCTTACAAACCGTAGCCGGAGACCATGGGGACAATGATGTTATTCTTGCAAGTAGTATTGATAAAAAACAGTTGAACGAATTAATATCGCAGCTACCGTGTGGCGCGCCAAGTGCTCAAAAAAATGCAAACCATATTTCACCTGAAACACCCAGCAAACGGGGCGGACTTCTTGGAAAAG TTGGGAAAGGACGTGCAACGCGTGCAACTACATCATCCGCACTAAATACAACAACAGATGGCGGTGAAGACGCTAATAGTGCCTCTGGCACGGAAGATGAGCTGCTAGACAAGACTCCACAAAATGTTCTGGTCATACCTTTTGTCTCGAATTTAGGAGAAACTGTTGGTTTACTCAGTGAGCAAAAG gTTCTTTGTATGGAAATGCAAGATAACATTGAAGGTGGGACTGTGAGATTAAACCTGTCAGGAGATTTACAGAATGGACATAATCGCAATGATAATGGTAACGTGGAACGGATTGAAACACAGGAGAAACGAACTAGATTTTCGATATCTCATGACGAAG GATCAATTGGCAATACATCTGATAATCTGGAAGCGGTATCTGAGGCTGCCTCTAACCATAGTGTTGCTTCATCACTTGAACTGGAAACTGAAGATCAAAATGACAACCTTTCTGACATGGTTTCGGCTAATGTCTCTGGACGTGGTACACCAAACATTTCTG GTCGTGATACACCTTCGTCACAAATCACAGAAGGTGATGACGGACGAGCTGTTGGGGAAGTGAGGCAGCTAGATCTACCTCCTCCAGCTATACCAACAAAACAGAGCCGTTCAGAAATTGACGATAAGTTTTGCAAGTTTGAGATCAAGAAGCTCATCGAAg GGGATGAAACTATCTCTTTGGTGTCCGATACATGGTCCACTGATGTACTCGCATCTGACAGCGAAACAGTTGAACAAGTTGAACGATTTCCATTTCCTCCACCTCCTGAATCTGTGCAACCCGTTCTACCTGTAGAACCCAGCCAGACTATGCTTGATGTCAGTGAAACTGCATCTGAAGCTTGGAGTACCGATGTTCTGGCTAGTGACTCAGAAAGAATGACTGAAGTTGACACAGATGATACAGCAAGTGTTGCGAG ATCCGACGACACAGCAAGATCAGAGATTGAAGTGGAGAGTCGCGGTGATGCTGAGATCGAGGTAGAAACCCCACCACCGTTAAATCCAC ACATTGTAGGTGGTGTTGGTAGTCCAGGTGCTCTGTTTAGACCAATTCGTGGAGAGCCAATTGCTCAACCCAGTCTTCCCGTACCTCCATCTCCAACCGCTTCTCTTACACCTTCCTTGTGGAATGTCactggacgaggaggagctAAATCTGATTATCGTCGACGGACGCTAGAGTATATAGATAATAATGCAAACAATATCAATGACGGAGATGACAAGTCAGGTGGAGATGATAGACTCGTGCATTTAATGGATAAATTGCATATCGATAATGGAAAAACTAATAGCGAATGTTCAGCTTCAAGTAGTAATCACATAAGTGCAGCTGCCGTAGCACCAGCATTATTATTGGCCAATCATATATCAGCACCAGCCCTCCCAAATGAGAAGCTCACAAATGGAGATGTCAAAGCTGAA GAATTAGATATCGAAATGACTACTGGTGGAGACGTTGTAGTCAGACTGAGTACTGCGAGTTTGACGTCAAGCAGCAGTTCTGGTTCTGAGTCAAGAACAAAGAACACTACCGCAACATCAGATTCGCCCTTACCGGCGCCAATGGTTAATGGTGGGACCGATACAATCGACGGTATCAATTCAACTACTTCAAAACCTAGCCTATCTACAGGTGCTATACCAAAAAGTATCAGTTTTGACATGACTGCTGAACGGGGGGACAAAGAATTACTGGATgaagagcaaaaaaataagaggGGCTTTTTcgggaaattgaaattatccCTAAGAAATCGTAGAGGAAAATCGTTGAGGGGTGCTGATGACCTCAGTAGATGCTATGATCGAGAAGCTGCTGGTGATGGGGTTGACATCGGTAGAATCAGAATACGCAGGATAATGTCAGAGGAAACTAATTCGAGCAGCAGTATCAACAATG ATACATCTGATGATATTTTAGCAAAGTACAGACGAAAACCAAGTGCAACTAGTGATACAGCATCTATAGAGAGTAGTCATTCAAGAACGAAAGAAGCAGAAGACGAAAGATTAGCAATAGATCTCAACAATGTAGAATTATCTTTTGCATTTGCGGATGCTAAACGCAAGTTACGCATGGTACTGAGCACAGCAGATTTGCAACATATTCCTTGGAGTACTGCATCTGCT AGAAATGCTTGGATgcagaaagaaaatgaattggTTGCTTTTCTCCAACTACAGCTTGCTGAAGCAATCAATTTGCAAGATAGAGCATTAATTGCACATCTCCATGAAACTTTGCGCTGTGTTAGGCTTTTTAATGATGACGGTTGTAGAAAACTCTTCAAGTCTCTGAGGGACGATTATCAAAAACGGTCTCCATATATTGCATATTTGATCAGATGTCGTCAGGGATTGTTGTCTACACTGGCCCATCTGGACAG ATTGGGTGAGCGAGTGAAGTGCGACCGTGATGCAGTAAGTAGCCATTTGGTATCTGTATGCGTCAGAGTATTTTTAGAGAAGAGGGAAACATCTCTATTACGTTTTTGCGATGAATTCAAAAAACTCACTTTGGCTGATGAGAAACAAGATATGGTGGACAATTTCTTAGGATCTATTCATATGGAAATGGACAGAGATCCTATCTGGCAAG TTGCTAGTGAAGGTCAACTAGAACTAGCCAGAATGGTATTGGAACGAACTGTAATGGCTCGAGTTTACCATAATGCTCTGTATCCCAATGGGGAAGGTGATATACATCGAGACCAATTACTTCAAGatcacataaaaaaattagccaaAGTTGTAACACCAAATCACAAAGATCTACGTATTCCACGAATCTATCATTACGAATGTCCATGGCCATGGGCACAAGCAGAGTTGGCTGCTATCTCAGCATATAAAACTCCGAGGGATAAATTGCAATGTGTGTTTAGATGTGCGACAACTATTATGAATTTACTGTCTATGGCATCCGAGAGAGGCATTCCAGCAGCAGATGATCTAATTCCTGTACTTGTATTCGTCATCATCAAg ACAAATCCACCATCGTTACTGTCAACGATTCAGTATGTGGATAGTTTTTATGCAAACAGATTTGAGGGTGAAGAGCAATATTGGTGGACCCAGTTCTGTTCTGCGATTGAATTTATCAAGACCATGGATTAA